From Miscanthus floridulus cultivar M001 chromosome 15, ASM1932011v1, whole genome shotgun sequence, the proteins below share one genomic window:
- the LOC136506832 gene encoding uncharacterized protein, with the protein MAIYTWNPFFWSLTAFTQRAYSTTTSLNSTLSDYSLNVTSVYGPSDHRHPTSFLQELVDTASGLIGPWVIIGDFNLIRSEDEKNNDNINNSLIRAFNDAISQLGLMEIPLLGRSLTWTNGQESPVLAKLDRALVNLEQTTTSPTTSLIPQAKPTSDHTPILLSMHTTIPKTQASRCNDAAGQLAACLKATRAATKVWSRRYRAPHHVVPNCKFLIKLFDAFEEERPLSTDELQARRFCHDSLAQAVDKAAYWKQRSKFRAMKKGDANTAFHHAQATVRMRSNNILFVEVQGTTIANHDGKLQALTDYFSTIIGQPAGSSVWNFDVGSLSTISISLLVISRLPSPSRKHWKP; encoded by the exons atggccaTCTATACCTGGAACCCCTTCTTTTGGAGCCTTACTGCCTTCACTCAAAGAGCCTACTCCACTACAACCTCTCTTAACAGCACACTCTCCGACTACTCACTTAATGTCACCAGTGTTTACGGGCCCTCCGATCACCgccaccctacttcctttcttCAGGAGCTTGTCGATACAGCTTCTGGTCTCATTGGCCCTTGGGTAATCATTGGTGACTTCAATCTAATCCGGTCCGAGGATGAGAAAAACAATGATAACATCAACAACTCGCTCATCCGTGCCTTCAATGACGCCATCAGCCAGCTTGGGCTCATGGAAATCCCTTTGCTCGGTCGCAGCCTTACCTGGACTAATGGCCAAGAGTCCCCGGTTCTTGCCAAGCTTGACAGGGCCTTGGTCAATCTTGAACAAACAACAACTTCCCCCACCACCTCGCTCATCCCTCAGGCCAAACCGACTTCGGATCATACACCAATTCTGCTATCTATGCACACCACCATTCCCAAAACCCAG GCAAGCAGGTGCAACGACGCGGCGGGGCAACTGGCAGCATGCCTCAAAGCGACCAGGGCGGCGACAAAGGTTTGGTCTCGGCGTTACAGGGCGCCTCACCACGTCGTCCCTAATTGCAAATTCCTAATTAAACTTTTTGACGCCTTTGAGGAGGAGCGGCCTCTGTCTACTGATGAACTACAGGCTCGCAGATTCTGTCATGACTCCCTCGCCCAGGCAGTCGACAAAGCTGCCTACTGGAAGCAACGAAGCAAATTCCGCGCTATGAAGAAGGGCGACGCAAACACCGCCTTCCATCACGCGCAGGCGACTGTACGCATGCGCAGCAACAACATCCTGTTCGTGGAGGTTCAAGGGACAACCATCGCCAACCATGATGGGAAGCTGCAAGCTTTAACGGACTACTTCAGCACAATCATAGGACAGCCAGCAGGGTCCTCTGTGTGGAACTTCGACGTAGGCTCCCTTTCCACAATCAGCATCAGTCTTCTAGTGATCTCACGGCTCCCTTCACCCAGCAGGAAACACTGGAAGCCCTGA
- the LOC136506831 gene encoding uncharacterized protein produces the protein MAETDAEREAEDARRRQAEAARTAALDAYEAKHADVHAAAIAVLNIKVLVPVVLDRTANNYNRWCALFLVVLGKYALTDHVLTDVVNADRPAWVQMDCTVLTWIYDTINADLQQSTMLKNPNAHVARLHLEDEFLGQRESRALLLSAEFRTAKQGSSSITDFCRRLKTMAATLRDFGDPVGDRTLILTLLRGLSGKFRPMVTNIKLRQPFPTFVEARTLLLLEEIDLDDIAAGEAADEAAEASDPPASSTSTTLVAAPRSSNGRGGHGHGSQGGYGGQHSHDGQPSNGQGGYGGQTGHQRSGRRCGGRGRNQQQQAASTTSGGPRPPAPFYNPWAGHVQFWPCPPNGSGMPYRPPLAAFTAQQQHVQQPYTFGPPPGFGYGAPPPPQQQQQPWTPMQGTSWDPSALIHNFNTMTLTPPPPADWYADSGAGAHMDLQTRSVIARCNSTGDLYPFFPALPAPLLSSLPPHHPPPSGIVASVILDMRLYPSSLAPMQFHFDSSIKAVQCDNGREFDHSSARMFFLTHGVVLRMSCPYTSQ, from the exons ATGGCGGAGACCGACGCTGAACGCGAGGCCGAGGACGCCCGCCGTCGCCAAGCCGAGGCCGCTCGCACCGCTGCCCTCGATGCTTATGAGGCCAAGCACGCCGACGTCCACGCCGCCGCCATTGCTGTCCTCAACATCAAGGTGCTCGTGCCCGTGGTCCTGGATCGCACGGCCAACAACTACAACCGTTGGTGTGCCCTCTTCCTCGTCGTCTTGGGCAAGTATGCCCTCACCGATCATGTTCTCACCGACGTGGTCAACGCCGATCGGCCGGCGTGGGTGCAGATGGACTGCACTGTCCTCACGTGGATCTACGACACGATCAACGCCGACCTGCAGCAGTCCACCATGCTGAAGAACCCTAACGCCCACGTCGCCAGGCTTCACCTCGAGGACGAATTCCTTGGCCAGCGCGAATCGCGCGCGTTACTGCTGTCCGCCGAGTTTCGCACGGCGAAGCAAGGATCATCCTCCATCACGGACTTCTGCCGCCGCCTTAAGACGATGGCCGCAACCCTCCGCGACTTCGGCGATCCGGTCGGCGACCGCACCCTCATCCTCACGCTGCTCCGCGGCCTCAGCGGCAAGTTCCGCCCTATGGTGACCAACATCAAGCTACGGCAGCCGTTCCCGACCTTCGTGGAGGCACGCACGCTGCTCCTTCTCGAGGAGATCGACCTCGACGACATCGCCGCCGGCGAGGCGGCCGacgaggcggccgaggcctccgaTCCGCCGGCCTCCTCCACGTCCACCACCCTCGTCGCCGCTCCTCGGTCCTCCAACGGGCGCGGCGGCCATGGCCACGGCAGCCAGGGCGGCTATGGCGGCCAGCACAGCCACGACGGCCAGCCCAGCAACGGCCAGGGTGGCTACGGCGGCCAGACCGGCCACCAGCGCTCCGGCCGCCGCTGCGGCGGGCGTGGCCGTAACCAACAGCAGCAGGCGGCCTCTACCACCAGCGGTGGCCCTCGTCCACCAGCGCCATTCTACAACCCATGGGCGGGTCACGTCCAGTTTTGGCCGTGTCCACCGAACGGTTCCGGGATGCCGTACCGTCCTCCGCTGGCTGCTTTCACCGCGCAGCAGCAGCACGTGCAGCAGCCGTACACCTTTGGCCCTCCTCCAGGCTTCGGCTATGGAGCGCCACCgccaccacagcagcagcagcagccctggACGCCCATGCAGGGCACGTCTTGGGACCCGTCCGCTCTCATCCACAACTTCAACACCATGACACTGACACCTCCTCCACCAGCTGACTGGTATGCTGACTCCGGTGCGGGTGCTCACATG GACCTTCAGACAAGGAGCGTGATCGCCAGGTGCAATAGCACAGGTGACCTCTACCCGTTCTTCCCAGCACTTCCAGCACCACTGCTGTCCTCGCTACCGCCACATCATCCACCTCCCTCTGGCATCGTCGCCTCGGTCATCTTGGACATGCGGCTTTATCCCAGCTCATTAGCTCCAATGCAATTTCAT TTCGACTCCTCCATCAAGGCAGTTCAGTGCGACAACGGCCGCGAGTTTGACCACTCCTCGGCCCGCATGTTCTTCCTCACTCATGGAGTCGTTCTTCGAATGTCGTGCCCCTACACCTCTCAATAG